The following DNA comes from Bos indicus x Bos taurus breed Angus x Brahman F1 hybrid chromosome 22, Bos_hybrid_MaternalHap_v2.0, whole genome shotgun sequence.
GATCGGAAAGCGGCCCTTCATGGGCATGGCGGCGGCGGAGTCGGGGCCGGATTGCCGGCCACGAGTCCAGAAGCGCGGAGAAGCGAGCACGGCCGACAGCTCCCCTGCTCCCAGCCGGCCGCCTCGCCTCAGCGCCGGCTTCCACTTCCCGCGCAGACTCACGGGAGAGGGAGGGTCGCTCCCGGCGGGCAGCACGCGCGCCGCGGAGCACCTTGGGACTTGTAGTCCTGGCTGGCGGGGCTCTCCTCAGGTGGCGGCGGCGTGGGCGGGGAGACAGCGCCTCTGCCTTACAGCCTTGGAACTCGTGGAACTTTAGGTTTTGATGCTCTGTGACTCGGTCCTTCTCCCTTCCGCCAAGGGAAAACATTTTATGTAGACTCAGACTCGGTCATTCGGACAACAAACTTAACAGGAGGAAGTAGTTCGGGAGAGCTGAGTTTGAATACCAAGGCGCCCAATAACTTTCTGTTCAACCTCAAGTCTGTCAGTTTTCCTCATTCAACTTCTCCAGCTTTACGGTGAAGGGCTAGGACTGCGCAATGTCTAACActgacttaaaaaacaaacaaaaaacaaaaactgacttgcgaaaggggggaaaaaaaggaattgagTATCTATCCACTTTCTAGTTCCATCACTTGAGAGCTCTGGATCTCTATTTCTTGAAAAGCAAAAGGTGGCTGAGAAGTACTCTTTCTGAGGTACTCTTATTGATCCGAATATGTCGGTTGTTCTTTACTTTTGAAGGACAGTTTTACCAGATACAGAAATACAGGTTGGGAATGGGGGGCAACTTTCAACACTTTAAATGTTTCACTCCACTCTCTTGCATGGTTTCTGAGTAGGAGGCAGCCGTCCTTTTTTTCCACTATGGGTAAGATCgttttttcttctggtttctttcaagattttctttatGTCTTTCGTTTATAGAGTTTGAATAAGATATACCTAGGTGTATAGGTTATGACAATTATCACCTTTGTCATCACCCACACAAGTAGAATTCAAATTTAGGtatatggggtgtgtgtgtgtgtgtgtgtgtgtgtagacacatatatattatataacctGCACACAGTATGTATTTCTAGCAAAATTAAATATCTAAGGTACTTGTCAATCCAGTGAAGTGCACCAGAATAAAATTTctaggcaaaaacaaaaaagaaaaagagagagagagatacctAGTGTATGTTTTTGGTATTTATCCTGCTTGATGTTCTCGGAGCTTTCCTGGACTTGTAGTTTGGTGACTGCCattcattttggaaaattcttggccattattacttaaaatatttttattctctttttttcctcctggtatTCTGATTATGTATGTTTTACCTCTTCTGAAATTGTCCCATCGTTCTTAGATGTTctgtgggtttgttgttgttgttttccatccttttaccCATTTGCATTTCAGTAGGGAAAtctgccagtaaatttggaaaacgcagcagtggccacaggactgaaaaaggtcagttttcattccaatcccaaagaaaggcaatgccaaagaatgctcaaactaccatacaagtgtgctcatttcacatactagcaaggtaatgctcaaaatcctccaagctagacttcaatagtatgtgaactgtgaagttccagatgtacaagctagatttagaaagggCCAAGGAACCAAAcgtcaaattgccagcatcccctggatcatagaaaaagcaaggaaattccaaaaaaaatctacttctgcttcattttctatgttaaagcctttgactgtgtggatcataacaaattgtagaaaattcttaagagagatgagagtaccagaccatcttacctgtctcctgagaaacctgtatgcaggataaAAAAtggcagttagaaccagacatggaaaaacaacgaactggttcaaaactgggaaaggagtatgtcaaggctgtatatagtcaacttgcttgtttaacttatatgcagagtacatcatgtgaaaaatgccaggctggatgaatcacaagttggagtcaagattgccaggagaaatatcaacaatctcagatatgcagatgataccactttaatggtagaaagtgaaagtgaagtcgctcagtcgtgtctgactctttgcgaccccgtggactgtagcccatcaagctcctccgtccatggaattctccaggcaagaatactggagtgggttgccacttccttctccaggggatcttcccggcccagggatcgaacccaggtctcccgtattgcaggcagacgctttatcctctgagccactgaagaggaactaaaaagcctcttgatgagggtgaaagaggagagtgaaaaagctggcttaaaattcaacattcaaaaactaagatcatgtcatttggtcccatcatttcatggcaaataggtgggaaaaaagtggcaacagtgacagattttattttcctgtgctccaaaatcactgaggatggtgactgcagtcatgaaatataaagacacttgctccttggaagaaaagctatgaaaaacctatacagtgttttaaaaagcagagacatcactttgctgacaaaggtccatatagtcaaagctatggtttttccagtagtcatgtacagatctgagagttgtaccataagaaagctgagcaccaaagaattgatgtttttgaattgtggtgctagagaagactcttgagagtcccttggactgcaaggagatcaaaccagtcagtcctaaaggaaaagtgaaagaggaagtcactcagtcatgtctgactctttgcaaccccatagactatacagtccatggaattctccaggccagactactggagtgggtagcctttcccttctgccgatcttcccaaccagagatcgaacccaggatgcctgcattgcaggaggattctttacccgctgagccacaagggaagcccaaaatactggagtgggtaagcctatcctttctccagtagaaatcaaccctgaatattcattggaaggactgatgctaaagctaaagctccaatactttggccacatgatgcagagagctgactcactgggaaagaccctgatgctgggagagactgagaacagaagaagggggtgacagaggatgagacggttggatggcatcactgtctcaatggacatgagttggagcaagctcggggagatagggaaggacagggaagtgtggcatgctgcagtccatggggtcacagagccagacacgacatagcaactgaacaacaaaggaagtCTCTGTGACCAACCTCCAGactcactgattctttccttgGCTGTGTCCAGTCAACTGATTCTTTCCTTGGCTGTGTCCAATTAACTGATGTGCCCATCAGAAGCATTGttagtgttttttatttctagcatttcctTTCAATCTGTTTCCTTATCTCTGTTTCCATTACTCATCTCGTCTTGCATATTATTTACTTTTACCACTAGACTCTTTACCATATTAATCACTTAACTTTGCTATCTGGTAACTCCAACATCTGTCTAGTATCTGAATCTGGTTGTGATATATACTTGTCTTATCAGAgtggggtttttttcccttaCCTTTTTTTagcacacttaaaattttttgttgaaagTCAGACATTATTGGCTGTATTAGGTAATAGGAACTGAGGTAAATAAGCCTCTATTATGAAGGGTTATGTTATTCTGGCTGGGACTTGAGCTGTTTAATGTTTGCTATAGCTGTAGGTGGCCAGAGGCTTCAACTCTTCTAGTGTCTTAGCTTTTGTCTCTtgtgactttgggcttccctagagTGTGCTTTGCACCTCATTCAGTTGTAGTCTACACTTATACTGGAGTTCTTTTGGTGTGGTGGTAAGGTGTAGGGGAAGGGAAGCATTCTATAATTTTATGGTGAAATCTCAGTATTTTAATGGATCAGTGTCCTTGGGCTGTGACCTTTGTAAGTGTTTCTTAATCCACCTctgtgataaaaaaaagaaatatatttggtctttgttccCAGCTCCTGGCCAGAGCTCCTATACAGGGAAGGCCAGAGAAGcgtggcacgctgcagtccatggggtcgcagagtcagacacgacatagcAACGGAACAACAAAGGAAGTCTCTATGACCGACCTCCAGACTCACTGATTCTTTCATTGAAAGTACCCTACAACTCAAAGTACCCTTCCTTGTACGGtactctcctggtggtccagtgcctagGACCCCacagtcccaatgcaggggtctgggttcaatccctagttgggaactagatcccacatgcttcagctaAAGATCTGACATGCTGCAAAGAAGCtcgaggatcccacgtgctgcaactaagacccagcacagctaaataaatagaaaatttaaaaacaaaacaaacaggtaATACTCAGTGCCTGCTGTAGGTCAGACAGAAAGTCAAGTATAGGGCATGGGTACCTCATTTAAACCTCCAAACAACTCCAGTTTACAGATCAAAGAGAGTGTGGTGAGGTTAAGCATGCTAAGGGTTACACCCCTGGGATTCCAGCCTAGGTCTGCCTGATTCCAAAACCCAAGCTTGCCCTGGCCTGCTTCGTGTTTAGACACTCAGGTTTCTAACATTAGGGAGGACATTTCATCCACAGGAAGCACCTCTTCTGAACTTTAAGGTCAAAAGCTCTTCTGCCTTAAACTCTTCAGTAGCCTAGCAGGGTTTTCAAAAAGACTTcaggactttcagcttcaactcAGAAACATTAAGTTTGATAGTTGTCACTCCTGTCCTTACATGAGAAAGCTGGGCAAACTGAAAGTCAGTGACTCTTCGGACCCCAGAGATCTGAGTTGGCAGGGCCGACTACCACCTAGAAACTTGGAGAGGTGAATGCAGAGGACAGCCAAGATCTGCTTACCTGCAGCAGAAGCCACTGGAACCTCAGCTGGAACATGAGCTGAACGGCTGGAGGCTGAGTGTGGACTAGCATGTGAGTGGCAGCCTGAGGGACACCCTACACTCTCCTaaacatcacctcctccagggttAGTCCTGGGAGGTCTCAAAGGTCCAAGTGATGGCAACATTGAAGACCCACTCAGCAGCTTCCTCTCTCTTCCCGTTGCCCAATTCTGCTACCTTTGGGCAAGACACCTGTGTAAGACAGTTCATTTCATCAACACTGCAGGAATCACTGAACATAAGGGCAGAACTGGAACCCGTATTTATCCCTTGGGAAGACTCCTGGTTTTGTCTGGAGGCCATAACCACACGGGGATCACAGGAGCTGGGGCTGTTTTCTTGTACTCAGAAGTCATTAACGAGAGAACTGGTATTATTAAGGAGATGACCAGATGTTATCTGGTAATTCTTggtgtgcacaaacacacacacatacacacacaccctcaacCGTGAAtatcttgttattttatttttttaaaaaggttccaATACAAGGCCCCAGAGTAGTACATGCAAATCAATGACCCTCCAACTGTCGATGTCGGGTGACCAGCACAATCTACTACCACAGCCTGTGACCTATTAGAGACCAGCCTCTCACCTTGAGTCCCATCACCCATCTATGCCAACGTCCAGCCTCCTACATGGCTCTTGGTGACTCAGGTACATTTTAGTATCTGAACAAAAGAGACACATTGAGCAGCGAGTATAATGAATAAGTGTCCTTAGTGTATTAGACAAGGGAAAATATAATCAAGGCATAAAAGGGAAAAGCTTCATTTGATGCCCGAATCCCCAGAGTCTCTTCCACACATGATCTGTGTCTAGGGACATCTGGCAACGATGGATCAAGGACTTGCTCATTTTCTGATGCGATGGATGGAGCTGTCTGCACTGAAGGGATGTAGGACGAGTGAAGCACTGACATGAGGGAAGAACTTGAAGTTGTGGTTGTGGTTGTGGTTGCAATTCATAGGCCACTTTTTCCATggtgctcccccatccctgtaaATCCaacattgtgcccatctttgggtctATGAATTCTGGGAAATGGTACAACAGAGGGATAGAGAATTCTGACTCCAGTCATGTCTGTGATTACAGGAGAATGTAGCCATGGAGGAATTCAATCACATCAGAGGGTTTTAGTTTGGTTTAGTATATtcagtgattcttttttaaatttaaaaacatgtttcttATAGGTCTGGTTCTCAGTGCTCTTAAGTTACTAACAGATTGCTACCTGCAGCTGATTTCAGGGAAAGGGTATGTTTGCTAAACTAGTCTTAACTGAAACCACCAGCTAACTAAAAGAGATATATTCTCATTAGAAAAATAACTATGAGGGCAAGCAGCACTTGGCTCCGGAACTACCTGCTTTTTGGTGCAGAGAGCTTCCTTCTTCTCGGTCAGAGAGAAAGGACAGACCGAGCAGCGAGGAGCGTGCAGTCATCCTAAGTCCCTCAAGAGTAACAGCATGAAGAGCACTGACCTTGAGGGGGTAAGGACATCTGTACCAGGCAGCATCTGAGATGCCTGACTGCCAGCTTCCCAAAACCATGACAATCAGCAAGGCTGGTAACTGGCTGACCTTAGTAACCCACTCACACTGCTTTACGAACAGGACCCAAACTCAAGAGGTCCTCCACACACGCtccacccacccactccccaCTGCCAGGCTTCTTCATTCGGGAAGGTTCTGTACAGGACCTCTTCATTCAGCCCAAAGAGCCAGCAGGGGCTAAAGAAATGTGAATAGTGTCAACACAAATTCAGATTACTGTTACACCACAGTATTTTTTCAGACATTCCCAAGATCAACAGGGGTCTTCCCAGAATGAGACAAAATAAATTTCAGCCCTTACACCAGTAACCAGGGACCATAAGAGCCAGAGTTAGTTATGGGTATAAAGTGACTAGTGGTGAGTTATTGTTCATTATTTAACAAGCGTAACTGCAGCAACTCTACCCAGAGCTGAGCACACTTGGGTATCTGATGTCAGATGTCAGTTAGGGGTCATGTCCCTGTAAACCTAAGCACCAAAGCGAAAATTCACAATTTCCCTTTTTGCCCTTAACTGGTGAAGAGTTCAAGTACTGCGGTTCTACCAGAATGATCCTGGGTTGTGCCTCCTgcaaacattttacttttatttatttttggccacaccacaccccttgcaggatcttagttccctgaccagggattaaacccatgccctcagcaatgaaagctcggagtcttaaccactggactgccagggaattccccatttAATTTCTTACTACTACTAAATGTAGGTGAGAGAGTATCTCACCAGTGCCCACGGTCAGCACAAGATGACCTGCAAGACAAAAAGGCTCATTGACGAGCCTTGGAAGTTACTGTCATTGACCTTCTGACTCAGGGGACTTCAGCTCTTCTGACAAGGTTTCATGAGGGCTTCCTGACCACCATCTCCTAAACTATAGCCTGGGCCCTTTGAAAAAGCCCAGATCAGAGTAACTGTGCCAAAGCTCTAGAGGACGCTTTCTCCGGGTACAGAAAATTGTCCCAGTGGTCATTCAATTCCACAGAGCAACACTTGGACAGAGACTCTGCTCCCAAAGTATACTACTTCTATcagccaaaaagttaaaaactgcTGTTCTCTAAAAAACTCATGAACAGACTCACAGTGATAACCCTGCACTGGGAGATTAACTTCCtgaaagagagaaataagaacTGAAAGGAAGAGGGCAAGAGACCGTGAGGAAACCTCACCCCCATCACCCCTCTAAAGAGGGGCTTTCCTGGGTCTACACTGTTGCCTCCACAGTGAGACCGTCCCCGGCCATCACACAGGACATGCCCAAGAGGGCAGTGGAAGTCCCAGGCAAAAGAACATAGTCTAATGGGACAGACTTCCGCCAGAACCAAGTAAGATGTAAAGAGCTCTATGCTGTGTGTCTTGGCTAAAGGAAGGGCCCTATAAAAGGCTGCCCTCTAACACTGCAAACTGACCGACACCGGGCAGGAGCGAATGCGGGCACAAGGTGTACACGGAAGCCATTTCTGCCCACGGCCCAACAGAACCGCACTTGTGACACCTCGGCAGTGAAGATTTCACGTCCCTTCTACAGGGAAAacccaattattaaaaaaaattcaggaagagCAGCAAATGCATGCTGGTTCTCCCTGTTGTCGTTCCCATTTTATTATTCAGCTGTCACAGGAAAAGCTCCCAAGTGTACAGCACCAAATAGCCAATTCCTCCACCCTAACCTTGCAGGCACCTTAAACTCCACCTTCCCCCTCCATGCTCCGCCCCCAGCCCGCCACCCGGCCAGGTCAGTCGGTGCCCCCCTTCTGTCTGGCCAGGGTGCGCCTCAGCTCCCTCAAGTTCTCGGTCAGCACCTCCACCTCGTCCAGGCGGCCGCACTGCTTGGCGTCGAAGATGTACGCCTTGATGTTGTCGATCTGCTGGAGCAGCAGCTCCTCCTCGATGGGCTCGGCGCCCTCCTGCCCACCGTCGCTCTCCTCCTCAAAGGGGTTGGTGCAGGGGGCCTCCTCAAAGGGGTTGCCAGGGACAGGGGGGGATGCGGGTGTCCGCGGCGGGTGCTCATCTTCCTCCTCgaaggggttgggggcggggccgTCTGGCTTAGTGAAGGGATTCCCCGCCACAGCATCCTCTTCATCCTCTTCCTCAAAAGGGTTGTACTCTCTGAGCACACAGGCTGGCGGGCCAAGGGAAGGCTCTGGAGCAGGAGGGTTGGCCGTGTCCTCAGCTGAGGGGCTGGCGAGGTCTTCTTCCTCATCGAAGGGATTCAGGGAGGGCGCCTCACTGCGAGGCGACGCGGTGCTTTGGGGCAGGAACtcctggcccagggctgggggcccagACCACCCTCGGAAGGGCTCGGGAGCCGAGCTGGGTGGAGAGGTCTTGGTGGCAGTGCCGCTCCGAGCTGGGGAAGAGCCCAGATCCAAAGCGTGAGCGAGGTGCGTGCGTGGCTCCCTGCTCGGCTCCAGCTGAAAAGGCCTGATCTCCCGGAAGTCCAGGGACCGAGTCCGCGTGTGCAGAGAGGCCGCCTGGCCCTGCTCGCGCTCCCGCTCCCGCTCCCGCAGCACCTGCAGCTGTTCCCGCTGCAGGTCCTCCTCCTCGGCCTGCCTGCGGGACAGTGCGATGGCCTTCTCGGTCTGCTGCTGGTCGTACTCGTCCTGCAGCTGGCGCAGGTTCTCCTGCAGCGTGCGCACTTCATCCGTCCGGCCCGCGGCCTTGGCCTGCCGGATAAAGGATGTGATGTTGTGGATCTGCTGCAGGAGGGGGTCCGGGTCCTCGCTCTGCCTCTGGCCTTCCGACAGCGGGAGCCAGCCCTCAGCCTTTCTCAGCGGGGCAGGACCCCTGCGAGGGGGCGCTACCTCCCCGTTGGTCGCGCGGGACGCCAGGTCACTCCGCCTCTCCTCAAGCCTCCGCTGGGATTCCAGGGCAGCCTGGGAAGACACCAAAGCCAAAAAGAAACACAGTCACCAGGCCAACAGCCACACTGCCGGCCACCACTGCGGCCACGCCATGCCCATTCCAGTGAAACCCCAATTCCCCACCTCAGGACTATGATATCCAGGTGCTAAAATCAAGCcatgatttttcaaaattaaaataacaacagtAAGTTAAGAGGTAAGCGTTCCTCCATTTCACATTCACTGGCTAAACACTTACCTTAAACCTCTGAGGTCTATTACCACTCATCTACACTGGACTCTCACACAATCTTAAACACACATATTATTCTCTGCTTAATACTGCATGTCCCAAAGTGTTCTAAGAACTCCCTGGTGTCTGGGTCATCTGCAGCCCGTACCACGGGGAGGACTGCCAGTCTCCATGGTATTCTAGACAAGAGAAAATCAGCAGAACCTCTGAAAGAAAAATAGGATCTGGGGGAGAAAAACAGTTACTTTGATTTCTAAAATGCAAGAGGCCAGAACAGAAGGAAAACACAAACCAGAGTGAGTGAGAGGTTCTGACTTAACGACAACCTCATGGGACCTCCTGGGAGCCTGTGGAGGCCTCTGTGCTCATGGAGCCGCGTGGAAGAAGCCGGGTGCCAGCGTCCCCTGCCTCGCTCACCTGCCTCTCCAGGATCCTCTTCTGCTCCATCTCctgcttccttttctgtttcagttCCTCAAACTGCTCTTTGGTTGGCAGTGACATCAGACCAAGCAACTTTTCCTGTAGGGGGTCACGGACAATTTTACACTTAAACCCttttcaggggggaaaaaaatgaatctgaAGTTCCCTAGTGAGAGCCCGCTGAAGCTACGTCACATCGGTCTCAGACAGTCACCCTAACAAGCAGAGCAGGGAAGGACCTAACCCTGAAATCAGGTCCGTGCCAGCTTCCTTATGGAGGGCCAGCCTTTTCATTAGATGATCAACACCAGACATCCCGGTTACTTGCTGTCTCAGTGAGGCCCTTTCCTgccctccttgtccattaccacaTCTGTAAGCTACCGTCTGAGCCCAACCCCCATGCCCTCCTTCCATTTCTCCCCAGCACTTTCCACCCTCTTAAACCATATATTCGGTTCTTTCTCATCCATCCCCTCTCTATAATATAAGCTCTATGAGAACGGGAAGGTCTATCAGGACACCCAGCACCTAAAACTGCCTGGGCCGCAGCAGGCACCCACCGACGACTATGGAATACAGTCATCCATCAGAAGCAGGAGGGGCCTCGCTCTGCAGGATGGTGTCAGGTAACTAACCCAACAGCACATGTACATCTCCGTCAGGAGCCGCACAGGCGACTGTGACTCTCACAAGGGCTTTCTGAGGTCGAGACGACTCAGATGCAGCCTCCCAGGTGGAGTGAGCCCTTGAACAATCACCTGTCTCCTCCAGACCAAGAGCCCAGGGAGAGCCCCCAGGAGCTTATCCCAAGGAGAAAATGCTCTGTGCAAGCAGGTCCACCAGGCACTCCTCACAGCAGCGGAGAAATGGGAGCCCATCAGatgcccagggacaggggaacagTTACATAAAGGGTGGTGAGCACACCCAGAGCAGGGTCTATGTCACTTTCTTTTGACATGCAGATTTTTCTCTAGATGTGGCTGACACACGTGTAACCCTAAAGAGCAGTAAGTGTACGAACAGAGAACAAGCAAGCCATGGGCCCTGTCCACCCTCTGAGTGGTGGAGAGTGGCGGCTTTACCTGCACAAACAGTGTGGCCGAGTATCTGATCATCCTCTGCAGCCGCAGCGTGTTCGGATGTGGCGGCGGGTCCTGCTTCATGTCTAAGGTTAAGATCTTCTTACTGCATGAGAACAAACACGTCGCTGTACGAGGCATGGCCAGCCTCAGAAACACGGATGAAGAGTCCCCAGTCGCCAGGCTTGCATGCCGGCAAGGTATGACGAGAAAtgggctccaggctcccctgAAACGTCCTTGCAAGTGAAGCCCGTTTCTTACCTGCTGGCTGTACCTGAGGCCCCAAACAAGCACAGGGCGAACGACAAACACCCAGCCACCAAGGGCCATGACCGGTGCAGCAGGGGAGCCCTGTGCTTAGTTTAGCGCTCTGCTGTCACTGCCTCACAAGCctcctttttgtatttatttctgtatttggctgcatcaggtcctGGTTGCTGCTGCAGGCTCTCGGGTGCGACACACAGACTTCTCTTCAGTTGTGGggcgagggctcagtagttgcagtacacGGGCTTGGCTGCCCCGTGgtatgtggaatctcagttcctcgatcagggattgaacccacatcggAAGGCGGATTCCTGACcacaggaccatcagggaagtcccttacaaTTCTGAACTTGGATCAAGGACCTGCATTTTCACTTTGCATCTGATCCTGCAACCTCTGTCTTTCATGTCCGGATGGACAAGGGTTCCgcatctctgttttctgaatcACAGTACTTCCTATACCGCAAAGGGCTGAGCTAACCCCAACAGCCAATCCACAGTTAAAAACAGTAgctgggaagtccctggtggttcagtaagACTCGGCCACTTTCACTGCCGCACGCCTGGTtctggtccctggttggggaaataaaatcccacaagccacacagtgcagccaaaaaaaaaagcagtggtcAAACTGAAGAAAGAGTCTGGACTCCATCCTGGTTCCAGCACTTTCGCTAGCTGGGGTGCACTCTTGCACCTATGAAATGGGGGTGTTAATCTCTACGTCACAGGGTAACTGTGGCAGAACACAAGAGCCACCCTGAGTGGAAGCAGCCCGTGACCGACACACAGCTGACGCCAACCGGCTCCTGTTCCTTTAACAATCATGAACGGTAAACTCCTCAAGCAAGTTACCGAGACGCACTGAGGGCCGGAGCTGGCAGgcccctcagcctcctcctcACACAACACCCCCGATCACCAGGACCAGGTAAGCTAGGTCTGCTGGCCGCCCACCACCCGGTAAACCCAGCACATCCTCCACTTAAGCCAACAGGTAGGAACATCACCTAACAGACCTTACCTTAATGCGTCTATTAGCTCATACACTTTCTGCACTTCCACTCGAAGGTCACCGGCATGTTCCAGACTGTAGGTTGTCTCTCCAGCACTAGGGAGAAATAATGCAGATGTTTGATCTAGGTTTCACGGCACTGAATGGAGAGTGTGGTGTAAAAGGACTCTACAGGTTTAAGGCCTCACAGAGAGAGGGATAGTTAATTCTCTTCAAGTCATTTTAGACTCCCCCGCcatgtggctctgctggtaaagaatccacctgcaatgcggaagacctgggttcaatccctgggttgggaagatcccctggcaaagggaaaggctacccactccagtattctggcctggcgcattccatggacagtatagtccgtgggtcgcaaagaatcagacacgactgagcgactttcactgtcactttcataTAATGCAATGCTCGTTCCTTTTCAAAATGTGAGTGTTAATTAACCAGAAGTCGCTTTTAACTTGCTGATGCCGTGGGAAAACCAGTGCCGAGGCCTATGACGGCCAGCT
Coding sequences within:
- the RBSN gene encoding rabenosyn-5, translated to MASLDDPGEVREGFLCPLCLKDLQSFYQLQSHYEEEHSGEDRDVKGQIKSLVQKARKAKNRLLKREGDDRAESGTQGYESFSYGGVDPYMWEPQELGAMRSHLSDFKKHRAARIDHYVVEVNKLIIRLEKLTAFDRTNTESAKIRAIEKSVVPWVNDQDVPFCPDCGNKFSIRNRRHHCRLCGSIMCKKCMELISLPLANKLTSASKDSLSAHTSPSQSPNSVHGSRRGSISSVSSVSSVLDEKDDDRIRCCTHCKDTLLKREQQIDEKERTPDIVRLYEKLRLCMEKVDQKAPEYIKMAASLNAGETTYSLEHAGDLRVEVQKVYELIDALSKKILTLDMKQDPPPHPNTLRLQRMIRYSATLFVQEKLLGLMSLPTKEQFEELKQKRKQEMEQKRILERQAALESQRRLEERRSDLASRATNGEVAPPRRGPAPLRKAEGWLPLSEGQRQSEDPDPLLQQIHNITSFIRQAKAAGRTDEVRTLQENLRQLQDEYDQQQTEKAIALSRRQAEEEDLQREQLQVLREREREREQGQAASLHTRTRSLDFREIRPFQLEPSREPRTHLAHALDLGSSPARSGTATKTSPPSSAPEPFRGWSGPPALGQEFLPQSTASPRSEAPSLNPFDEEEDLASPSAEDTANPPAPEPSLGPPACVLREYNPFEEEDEEDAVAGNPFTKPDGPAPNPFEEEDEHPPRTPASPPVPGNPFEEAPCTNPFEEESDGGQEGAEPIEEELLLQQIDNIKAYIFDAKQCGRLDEVEVLTENLRELRRTLARQKGGTD